In one window of Streptomyces griseus subsp. griseus DNA:
- a CDS encoding cation acetate symporter: MSAAHTLYPTVQLAADGAGEHRPLIITLFAAFVVATLFITVWAGRQTKSAADFYAGGRQFTGFQNGLAVSGDYMSAASFLGIAGAIALFGYDGFLYSIGFLVAWLVALLLVAEPLRNSGRYTMGDVLAYRMRQRPVRTAAGTSTIVVSIFYLLAQMAGAGVLVSLLLGITSDFGKIVIVALVGVLMILYVTIGGMKGTTWVQMVKAVLLIAGTLLITFLILLKFNFNISDLLGTAASNSGKGAAFLEPGLKYGATGVSKLDFISLGIALVLGTAGLPHILIRFYTVPTAKAARKSVNWAIGIIGAFYLMTIVLGFGAAAILNPDDIIASNKAGNTAAPLAALEIGGGSGSTGGAILLAVISAVAFATILAVVAGLTLASSSSFAHDIYANVIRKGKATEKEEVRAARWATVAIGIVSIALGALARDLNVAGLVALAFAVAASANLPTILYSLFWKRFTTQGALWSIYGGLSSSVLLVLFSPVVSSKPTSMFPGVDFAWFPLENPGLISIPLGFLLGWLGSVIGKEKPDTDKYAELEVKSLTGTGAH, encoded by the coding sequence ATGAGCGCCGCCCACACCCTCTATCCGACCGTCCAGCTCGCCGCCGACGGGGCGGGCGAGCACCGGCCGCTGATCATCACCCTCTTCGCGGCCTTCGTCGTCGCGACCCTCTTCATCACGGTCTGGGCGGGCCGCCAGACCAAGAGCGCCGCCGACTTCTACGCGGGCGGCCGCCAGTTCACCGGATTCCAGAACGGGCTCGCGGTCTCCGGCGACTACATGTCCGCCGCGTCCTTCCTCGGTATCGCGGGCGCCATCGCCCTCTTCGGCTACGACGGCTTCCTCTACTCCATCGGCTTCCTCGTCGCCTGGCTCGTCGCCCTGCTCCTGGTCGCCGAGCCGCTGCGTAACTCCGGCCGCTACACCATGGGTGACGTCCTCGCCTACCGGATGCGCCAGCGCCCCGTCCGTACCGCCGCCGGTACGTCCACCATCGTCGTCTCGATCTTCTACCTGCTGGCCCAGATGGCCGGCGCCGGCGTCCTGGTCTCGCTGCTGCTCGGCATCACCAGCGACTTCGGGAAGATCGTCATCGTCGCCCTGGTCGGCGTACTGATGATCCTGTACGTCACCATCGGCGGCATGAAGGGCACCACCTGGGTGCAGATGGTCAAGGCCGTCCTGCTCATCGCGGGCACCCTGCTCATCACCTTCCTGATCCTGCTGAAGTTCAACTTCAACATCTCCGACCTGCTCGGCACCGCCGCCAGCAACAGCGGCAAGGGCGCCGCCTTCCTGGAGCCCGGCCTGAAGTACGGCGCCACCGGCGTCTCGAAGCTGGACTTCATCTCCCTCGGCATCGCCCTGGTCCTCGGCACCGCCGGCCTGCCGCACATCCTGATCCGCTTCTACACCGTGCCCACCGCCAAGGCCGCCCGGAAGTCCGTGAACTGGGCGATCGGCATCATCGGCGCCTTCTACCTGATGACGATCGTGCTCGGCTTCGGCGCCGCCGCCATCCTCAACCCCGACGACATCATCGCCTCGAACAAGGCGGGCAACACGGCGGCGCCACTCGCGGCCCTGGAGATCGGCGGCGGCTCCGGCTCCACCGGCGGTGCCATCCTCCTCGCGGTGATCTCCGCCGTCGCCTTCGCCACCATCCTCGCCGTGGTCGCCGGACTCACCCTCGCCTCCTCCTCCTCGTTCGCGCACGACATCTACGCCAACGTGATCCGCAAGGGGAAGGCCACCGAGAAGGAGGAGGTCCGCGCCGCGCGCTGGGCCACCGTCGCCATCGGCATCGTCTCCATCGCGCTCGGCGCACTGGCCCGCGACCTCAACGTGGCCGGTCTGGTGGCCCTCGCCTTCGCGGTCGCCGCCTCCGCCAACCTGCCGACGATCCTCTACAGCCTCTTCTGGAAGCGCTTCACCACCCAGGGGGCCCTCTGGTCCATCTACGGCGGCCTCTCCTCCTCCGTCCTGCTGGTGCTCTTCTCGCCGGTCGTCTCCTCGAAGCCGACCTCGATGTTCCCGGGTGTCGACTTCGCCTGGTTCCCCCTGGAGAACCCTGGCCTGATCTCGATCCCGCTCGGCTTCCTGCTCGGCTGGCTCGGCTCGGTGATCGGCAAGGAGAAGCCCGACACCGACAAGTACGCCGAGCTGGAGGTCAAGTCCCTCACCGGCACCGGAGCGCACTGA
- a CDS encoding SGM_5486 family transporter-associated protein, translated as MPVLDPQPKNGQKKLLLVFGAMLLVTVVIGVIATIASP; from the coding sequence ATGCCAGTGCTCGATCCGCAGCCCAAGAACGGTCAGAAGAAGCTCCTCCTCGTCTTCGGGGCGATGCTTCTCGTCACGGTGGTCATCGGTGTGATCGCCACGATCGCCTCCCCCTGA
- the fabI gene encoding enoyl-ACP reductase FabI translates to MSGILDGKRILITGVLMESSIAFHAAKVAQEQGAEVILTAFPRPTLTERIAKKLPKPAKVIELDVTDQEHLDRLEGLVREELGSLDGVVHSIGFAPQDALGGNFLNTPFESVATAMHVSAFSLKSLAMACRPLMSEGGSIVGLTFDAQYAWPQYDWMGPAKAALEATSRYLARDLGKDGLRCNLISAGPIGSMAAKSIPGFSELADVWNHRAPLAWDMSDPEPAGRGIVALLSDFFPRTTGEIIHVDSGVHMMGA, encoded by the coding sequence ATGAGCGGAATTCTCGACGGCAAGCGCATCCTCATCACCGGGGTGCTGATGGAGTCGTCCATCGCGTTCCACGCCGCGAAGGTGGCCCAGGAGCAGGGTGCCGAGGTCATCCTCACGGCCTTCCCCCGCCCGACCCTGACCGAGCGCATCGCCAAGAAGCTGCCCAAGCCGGCCAAGGTCATCGAGTTGGACGTGACCGACCAGGAGCACCTGGACCGGCTGGAAGGCCTGGTCCGCGAGGAGCTCGGCTCGCTGGACGGCGTCGTCCACTCCATCGGCTTCGCGCCGCAGGACGCGCTCGGCGGCAACTTCCTCAACACCCCGTTCGAGTCCGTCGCCACCGCGATGCACGTCTCGGCGTTCTCCCTGAAGTCGCTGGCCATGGCGTGCAGGCCGCTGATGAGCGAGGGCGGGTCGATCGTCGGCCTCACCTTCGACGCCCAGTACGCCTGGCCGCAGTACGACTGGATGGGCCCGGCCAAGGCCGCGCTGGAGGCCACCTCCCGCTACCTCGCCCGCGACCTGGGCAAGGACGGGCTGCGCTGCAACCTGATCTCCGCCGGGCCGATCGGCTCCATGGCCGCCAAGTCCATCCCGGGCTTCTCGGAGCTGGCCGACGTCTGGAACCACCGCGCCCCGCTCGCCTGGGACATGTCCGACCCGGAGCCGGCCGGCCGCGGCATCGTGGCGCTGCTCTCCGACTTCTTCCCGCGGACGACGGGCGAGATCATCCACGTCGACAGCGGCGTGCACATGATGGGCGCCTGA
- a CDS encoding GlsB/YeaQ/YmgE family stress response membrane protein, which produces MSWLWAIIVGLVLGVIARAILPGKQDIPLWLTIVFGILGSILGNAVAGWLGVGDTKGIDWIRHLLQLIGAVVVVGVGDKLWQSIRGNRSRA; this is translated from the coding sequence ATGAGCTGGTTGTGGGCAATCATCGTGGGCTTGGTGCTCGGTGTGATCGCACGGGCGATCCTGCCGGGCAAGCAGGACATCCCGCTCTGGCTGACGATCGTGTTCGGTATTCTCGGCTCCATCCTCGGTAACGCCGTGGCCGGCTGGCTCGGCGTCGGGGACACCAAGGGCATCGACTGGATCCGCCATCTGCTCCAGCTGATCGGTGCGGTGGTCGTCGTCGGGGTCGGAGACAAGCTCTGGCAGTCCATCCGGGGCAACAGAAGCAGAGCCTGA
- a CDS encoding TldD/PmbA family protein, whose amino-acid sequence MPHEVDQSFLALPLRALADAALARARALGATHADFRLERVRSATWRLRDARPAGASDSTDLGYAVRVVHDGAWGFASGVDLTMDAAAKVASQAVAMAKLSAKVIAAAGSGRSARSASAEGRWWETGGRVELADEPVHGERTWVSAYDVDPFSVPDEEKAALLAEWSGRLLGADGVAHVDASLMTVHENKFYADTAGTVTTQQRVRIQPQFTAVAVDSATGEFDSMRTIAPPAGRGWEYLTGTGWDWDAELEQIPGLLAEKMRAPGVEAGTYDLVVDPSNLWLTIHESIGHATELDRALGYEAAYAGTSFATFDQLGRLTYGSPVMNVTGDRTAEHGLATIGYDDEGVEAQSWDLVKDGTLVGYQLDRRIAKLTGLGRSNGCAFADSPGHVPVQRMANVSLQPDPGGLSTEDLIGGVERGIYVVGDRSWSIDMQRYNFQFTGQRFFRIENGRLAGQLRDVAYQATTTDFWGSMEKVGGPQTYVLGGAFNCGKAQPGQVAAVSHGCPSALFRGVNILNTTQEAGR is encoded by the coding sequence GTGCCCCACGAGGTAGATCAGTCATTCCTGGCCCTGCCGTTGCGCGCGCTGGCCGACGCGGCGCTCGCGCGGGCGCGCGCTCTCGGCGCCACGCACGCCGACTTCCGGCTGGAGCGGGTGCGCAGCGCGACCTGGCGGCTGCGGGACGCGCGGCCCGCCGGGGCCTCGGACAGTACGGACCTCGGGTACGCGGTGCGGGTGGTGCACGACGGTGCCTGGGGGTTCGCATCGGGCGTCGATCTGACGATGGACGCGGCGGCGAAGGTGGCCTCGCAGGCCGTGGCGATGGCGAAGCTGTCGGCGAAGGTGATCGCGGCGGCCGGGTCCGGCAGGAGCGCGCGAAGCGCTTCCGCTGAGGGGCGGTGGTGGGAGACGGGCGGGCGGGTGGAGCTGGCGGACGAGCCGGTGCACGGCGAGCGGACCTGGGTGTCGGCGTACGACGTCGACCCGTTCTCCGTACCGGACGAGGAGAAGGCGGCGCTGCTCGCCGAGTGGAGCGGGCGGCTGCTGGGCGCGGACGGGGTGGCGCATGTGGACGCGTCCCTGATGACCGTCCATGAGAACAAGTTCTACGCGGACACCGCCGGGACCGTCACCACGCAGCAGCGGGTGCGTATCCAGCCGCAGTTCACGGCCGTGGCGGTGGACTCCGCGACCGGTGAGTTCGACTCGATGCGGACCATCGCCCCGCCGGCCGGGCGCGGCTGGGAGTATCTGACCGGGACCGGCTGGGACTGGGACGCCGAGCTGGAGCAGATCCCCGGGCTGCTGGCGGAGAAGATGCGGGCGCCGGGCGTCGAGGCGGGGACGTACGACCTGGTCGTCGATCCGTCGAACCTCTGGCTGACCATCCACGAGTCGATCGGCCACGCCACCGAGCTGGACCGGGCGCTCGGTTACGAGGCGGCGTACGCCGGGACGTCGTTCGCCACCTTCGACCAGCTGGGCAGGTTGACGTACGGCTCCCCCGTCATGAACGTGACCGGTGACCGCACCGCCGAACACGGCCTCGCGACCATCGGGTACGACGACGAGGGCGTCGAGGCGCAGTCCTGGGACCTGGTCAAGGACGGCACGCTCGTCGGCTACCAGCTGGACCGCCGGATCGCCAAGCTCACGGGGCTCGGCCGCTCCAACGGGTGCGCGTTCGCGGACTCGCCGGGCCATGTCCCCGTACAGCGCATGGCGAACGTGTCGTTGCAGCCGGATCCGGGCGGGCTGTCGACGGAGGATCTGATCGGCGGGGTGGAGCGCGGGATCTACGTGGTCGGTGATCGGTCCTGGTCGATCGACATGCAGCGCTACAACTTCCAGTTCACCGGACAGCGGTTCTTCCGCATCGAGAACGGGCGCCTCGCCGGGCAGCTGCGCGATGTGGCCTACCAGGCGACGACGACGGACTTCTGGGGCTCCATGGAGAAGGTCGGCGGCCCGCAGACGTACGTCCTCGGCGGCGCGTTCAACTGCGGCAAGGCCCAGCCGGGCCAGGTCGCCGCGGTCTCCCACGGCTGCCCCTCCGCCCTCTTCCGAGGCGTGAACATCCTCAACACGACGCAGGAGGCCGGACGATGA
- a CDS encoding SixA phosphatase family protein: MSVETPRRIVLLRHAKAEWSQSSDHERPLAERGRKDAPVAGRRLADSDIDFDLALCSSAVRTRETWKLAVHEFAQRPRTVYEERLYEASLGELIALLNETPDEVRNLLVIGHNPGMHGAADALSGSAEGDTLARMTRDGFPTASYAVVEFPGSWKSVEHGAGRLTEYWTPND, encoded by the coding sequence ATGAGCGTCGAGACACCTCGCAGGATCGTCCTTCTCAGGCATGCCAAGGCGGAATGGTCGCAGTCCTCCGATCATGAGCGCCCCCTGGCCGAGCGCGGTCGTAAGGACGCGCCCGTGGCCGGCCGCAGGCTCGCCGACTCCGACATCGACTTCGATCTGGCGCTGTGCTCCAGCGCCGTGCGGACCCGGGAGACCTGGAAGCTGGCGGTCCACGAATTCGCCCAGCGCCCCAGGACCGTCTACGAGGAGAGGCTGTACGAGGCCTCTCTCGGCGAGCTGATCGCCCTCCTCAACGAGACCCCGGACGAGGTCCGCAACCTTCTGGTCATCGGCCACAACCCCGGCATGCACGGGGCCGCCGACGCCCTCTCCGGCTCGGCGGAGGGCGACACCCTGGCCCGGATGACCCGGGACGGCTTCCCGACGGCGTCCTACGCCGTGGTGGAGTTCCCCGGCTCCTGGAAGAGCGTGGAGCACGGGGCGGGCCGCCTCACCGAGTACTGGACGCCGAACGACTGA
- a CDS encoding metallopeptidase TldD-related protein yields MSRVSKPYAIVERALELSTTDGLVVIADEHSSANLRWAGNALTTNGVTRGRTLTVIATVDGAQGTASGVVSRSAVTADDLEPLVRAAEAAARGAGPAEDAQPLVSGVPSSLDFTDAPAETGSEVFADFAPALGDAFARARSGGRELYGFANHELTSTYLGTSTGLRLRHDQPTGTLELNAKSPDRTRSAWAGRSTRDFKDVDPAAMDAELAQRLRWAERRIDLPAGRYETLLPPTAVADLLIYQLWSSTARDAVEGRTVFSRPGGGTRLGETLAPIPLTLRSDPHAPGLEAAPFVIAHSSGDSASVFDNGLPLAPTDWLRDGKLERLTTTRHTAALTGLPVAPAIDNLVLDGGGERSLEEMVAATTGRALLLTCLWYIREVDPATLLLTGLTRDGVYLVEDGEVVGEVNNFRFNESPVDLLSRASEAGRTEKTLPREWGDWFTRAAMPALRVPDFNMSSVSQGV; encoded by the coding sequence ATGAGCCGCGTCAGCAAGCCGTACGCGATCGTCGAGCGGGCTCTGGAGCTGTCCACCACGGACGGCCTGGTGGTCATCGCCGACGAGCACTCCTCCGCCAATCTGCGCTGGGCGGGCAACGCGCTCACCACCAACGGCGTGACCCGGGGGCGGACCCTCACCGTCATCGCGACCGTCGACGGGGCCCAGGGCACGGCGTCCGGTGTCGTCTCCCGGTCCGCCGTGACCGCCGACGACCTGGAGCCGCTGGTGCGGGCCGCCGAGGCCGCCGCCCGGGGCGCGGGTCCGGCGGAGGACGCGCAGCCGCTGGTGAGCGGGGTGCCGTCGTCCCTGGACTTCACGGACGCGCCCGCCGAGACCGGCTCGGAGGTCTTCGCGGACTTCGCCCCGGCCCTCGGTGACGCCTTCGCCCGGGCCCGCTCGGGCGGACGCGAGCTGTACGGGTTCGCCAACCACGAGCTGACCTCCACCTACCTGGGCACGTCGACGGGGCTGCGGCTCCGCCACGACCAGCCGACCGGGACGCTGGAGCTGAACGCCAAGTCGCCGGACCGGACCCGTTCCGCGTGGGCGGGCCGGTCGACGCGGGACTTCAAGGACGTCGACCCGGCGGCGATGGACGCCGAGCTGGCGCAGCGGCTGCGCTGGGCGGAGCGGCGGATCGACCTGCCCGCCGGGCGGTACGAGACGCTGCTGCCGCCGACCGCCGTGGCGGACCTGCTGATCTACCAGCTCTGGTCGTCCACCGCACGGGACGCCGTGGAGGGCCGGACGGTCTTCTCCCGGCCGGGCGGCGGCACCCGGCTCGGCGAGACGCTGGCCCCGATCCCGTTGACCCTGCGCAGCGACCCGCACGCGCCGGGTCTGGAGGCCGCGCCCTTCGTGATCGCCCACTCCTCCGGCGACAGCGCCTCGGTCTTCGACAACGGTCTGCCGCTGGCCCCGACGGACTGGCTCCGGGACGGGAAGCTGGAGCGGCTGACGACGACCCGGCACACCGCCGCCCTCACCGGGCTGCCGGTGGCCCCGGCCATCGACAACCTCGTGCTGGACGGGGGCGGTGAGCGGTCGCTGGAGGAGATGGTCGCCGCGACGACCGGGCGAGCACTGCTGCTGACCTGCCTCTGGTACATCAGGGAGGTGGACCCGGCGACGCTGCTGCTGACCGGGCTGACCCGGGACGGCGTCTACCTGGTCGAGGACGGCGAGGTGGTCGGCGAGGTGAACAACTTCCGGTTCAACGAGTCGCCGGTGGACCTGCTGTCGCGGGCGTCGGAGGCCGGGCGTACGGAGAAGACGCTGCCGCGCGAGTGGGGCGACTGGTTCACCCGGGCCGCGATGCCCGCGCTGCGCGTCCCGGACTTCAACATGAGCTCGGTCAGCCAGGGGGTGTGA
- a CDS encoding DUF3099 domain-containing protein — protein sequence MLRKSDEVQVFRITGARQGLADDVRGRQRRYVISMSVRTVSVVLAAVLWNVERHVAIVALALGVLLPYVAVVIANAGRENVPSLPSTYLTAPVRPAVEAAPATASTDSAGPDGRAGRVPPSQEHS from the coding sequence ATGCTGCGGAAGAGCGACGAGGTGCAGGTCTTCCGGATCACGGGGGCCCGTCAGGGGCTGGCCGACGATGTGCGCGGCAGGCAGCGGCGCTATGTGATCTCGATGTCCGTGCGTACGGTCTCGGTGGTCCTGGCGGCGGTGCTGTGGAACGTGGAGCGGCATGTCGCGATCGTGGCGCTCGCCCTGGGGGTGCTGCTGCCGTACGTGGCGGTGGTCATCGCCAACGCGGGCCGGGAGAACGTCCCTTCGCTGCCGTCGACGTATCTCACCGCACCGGTGCGACCCGCCGTGGAGGCCGCTCCGGCCACCGCTTCCACCGACTCCGCGGGCCCCGACGGGCGGGCCGGGCGGGTGCCGCCGTCACAGGAGCACAGCTGA
- the moaA gene encoding GTP 3',8-cyclase MoaA, with protein sequence MLIDTYDRVATDLRVSLTDKCNLRCTYCMPEEGLQWLGKSELLSDDEIVRLIRIAVTTLGITEVRFTGGEPLLRPGLVSIVEQCAALTPRPRMSLTTNGIGLKRTAAALKAAGLDRVNVSLDTLRPDVFKTLTRRDRHQDVLEGLEAAREAGLTPVKVNSVLMPGLNDDEAPELLAWAVANDYELRFIEQMPLDAQHGWKRDGMITAGDILDSLRTRFTLTAEDDEARGSAPAERWTVDGGPHRVGVIASVTRPFCRACDRTRLTADGQIRTCLFAREETDLRSALRSDAPDAEIARLWKVAMWGKKAGSGLDDPSFLQPDRPMSAIGG encoded by the coding sequence GTGCTCATCGACACCTATGACAGGGTCGCCACCGACCTGCGCGTGTCTCTGACCGACAAGTGCAATCTGCGGTGCACCTACTGCATGCCGGAAGAGGGCCTGCAGTGGCTCGGCAAGAGCGAGCTGCTCTCCGACGACGAGATCGTCCGCCTGATCCGCATCGCGGTCACCACGCTCGGCATCACCGAGGTCCGCTTCACCGGCGGGGAGCCCCTGCTCCGCCCCGGCCTCGTCTCCATCGTGGAGCAGTGCGCCGCGCTCACCCCGCGCCCCCGCATGTCGCTCACGACCAACGGCATCGGACTCAAGCGGACCGCCGCCGCCCTCAAGGCCGCGGGCCTCGACCGGGTCAACGTCTCGCTGGACACCCTGCGCCCCGACGTCTTCAAGACCCTCACCCGCCGTGACCGCCACCAGGACGTCCTGGAAGGCCTCGAAGCCGCCCGCGAGGCCGGCCTCACCCCGGTGAAGGTCAACAGCGTCCTGATGCCGGGACTCAACGACGACGAGGCCCCCGAGCTGCTGGCCTGGGCCGTCGCCAACGATTACGAGCTCCGCTTCATCGAGCAGATGCCGCTGGACGCCCAGCACGGCTGGAAGCGCGACGGCATGATCACCGCCGGTGACATCCTCGACTCCCTGCGCACCCGCTTCACCCTCACCGCCGAGGACGACGAGGCCCGCGGCTCCGCGCCCGCCGAGCGCTGGACCGTCGACGGCGGCCCGCACCGGGTCGGCGTGATCGCCTCGGTCACCCGCCCGTTCTGCCGCGCCTGCGACCGCACCCGGCTCACCGCCGACGGTCAGATCCGCACCTGCCTCTTCGCCCGCGAGGAGACCGATCTGCGCTCCGCCCTGCGCTCGGACGCGCCGGACGCGGAGATCGCCCGGCTCTGGAAGGTGGCCATGTGGGGCAAGAAGGCGGGCTCCGGACTGGACGACCCGTCCTTCCTCCAGCCCGACCGCCCGATGTCGGCGATCGGCGGCTGA
- a CDS encoding FadR/GntR family transcriptional regulator: MTLTSPRRSALADQVIAQLRNQITSGEWPVGSRIPTEPELVEQLGVARNTVREAVRALAHNGLLDIRQGSGTYVIATSELAGVMHRRFAAADPRHIAELRSTLESSAARLAAVRRTERDLRQLDTLMARREEAWASGDAEAFVAADATLHLAVVAASHNDVLTELYADLGDLLRDYLRGDVGPELRPENHMDHARLVEAIRAGDAETAAAEAASHALNCLADRV, encoded by the coding sequence ATGACGCTCACGTCTCCACGGCGTTCGGCCCTCGCCGACCAGGTGATCGCGCAGCTGCGCAACCAGATCACCTCGGGCGAGTGGCCGGTCGGCTCGCGGATCCCGACCGAGCCGGAACTGGTCGAACAGCTCGGGGTGGCCCGTAACACCGTGCGCGAGGCGGTCCGGGCCCTGGCGCACAACGGGCTGCTGGACATCCGGCAGGGCTCGGGCACCTACGTCATCGCCACGAGTGAGCTGGCCGGGGTCATGCACCGCCGCTTCGCCGCCGCCGACCCGCGCCACATCGCGGAGCTGCGCTCCACGCTGGAGTCCTCGGCCGCCCGGCTGGCCGCCGTCCGCCGCACCGAGCGCGATCTGCGGCAACTCGACACCCTGATGGCGCGGCGGGAGGAGGCATGGGCCTCGGGGGACGCGGAGGCGTTCGTCGCGGCCGACGCGACCCTGCACCTGGCCGTGGTCGCCGCCTCGCACAACGACGTCCTCACCGAGCTCTACGCGGACCTCGGGGATCTGCTGCGCGACTACCTACGGGGTGACGTGGGACCCGAGCTGCGCCCGGAGAACCATATGGATCACGCGCGACTGGTAGAGGCGATCCGGGCGGGCGACGCGGAGACGGCGGCGGCCGAGGCGGCGAGCCACGCGCTGAACTGCCTGGCGGACCGGGTCTAG
- the tyrS gene encoding tyrosine--tRNA ligase, whose protein sequence is MTDIVDELKWRGLFAQSTDEDALRKALADGPVTFYCGFDPTAASLHVGHLVQVLTVRRLQQAGHRPLALVGGATGQIGDPRPTAERTLNDPETIAAWVQRLREQIEPFLTFEGPNAATMVNNLDWTAGMSAIEFLRDIGKHFRVNKMLTKDSVARRLESQEGISYTEFSYQLLQGMDFLELYRRYGCVLQQGGSDQWGNLTAGIDLIHRLEPGATVHALATPLMVKADGTKFGKSESGAVWLDPEMTTPYAFYQFWLNVDDRDISRYMRILSFKSRAELEELEQLTEERPQARSAQRALAEELTTLVHGGAQCAAVIAASKALFGQGDLAELDEATLSAALSEVPHARVAELAPLVDLLVEVGLAPSKSGARRTVKEGGAYVNNVKVADGEVAPEAGELLHGRWLVLRRGKKNLAAVEVVPAG, encoded by the coding sequence GTGACGGACATCGTCGACGAGCTGAAGTGGCGCGGGCTGTTCGCCCAGTCCACTGACGAGGACGCATTGCGCAAGGCTCTCGCGGACGGTCCCGTCACCTTCTATTGCGGCTTCGACCCGACCGCGGCGAGCCTGCACGTGGGGCACCTCGTACAGGTCCTCACCGTGCGCCGCCTCCAGCAGGCGGGGCACCGCCCGCTCGCCCTGGTCGGTGGGGCCACCGGTCAGATCGGTGACCCGCGCCCGACCGCCGAGCGCACGCTGAACGACCCGGAGACCATCGCGGCCTGGGTGCAGCGGCTGCGGGAGCAGATCGAGCCCTTCCTCACCTTCGAGGGGCCGAACGCGGCGACGATGGTCAACAACCTGGACTGGACCGCGGGGATGTCCGCGATCGAGTTCCTGCGGGACATCGGCAAGCACTTCCGGGTCAACAAGATGCTCACCAAGGACTCGGTCGCGCGCCGGCTGGAGTCGCAGGAGGGCATCAGCTACACGGAGTTCAGCTACCAGCTGCTCCAGGGGATGGACTTCCTGGAGCTGTACCGCCGCTACGGCTGTGTCCTCCAGCAGGGCGGCAGCGACCAGTGGGGCAACCTCACGGCGGGCATCGACCTGATCCACCGGCTGGAGCCGGGGGCCACCGTGCACGCGCTGGCGACGCCGCTGATGGTGAAGGCGGACGGGACCAAGTTCGGCAAGTCCGAGAGCGGTGCCGTCTGGCTGGACCCGGAGATGACCACGCCGTACGCGTTCTACCAGTTCTGGCTGAACGTGGACGACCGGGACATCTCGCGCTACATGCGCATCCTCAGCTTCAAGAGCCGTGCGGAGCTGGAAGAGCTGGAGCAGCTGACCGAGGAGCGGCCCCAGGCGCGTTCGGCACAGCGGGCGCTGGCCGAGGAGCTGACCACACTGGTGCACGGCGGGGCGCAGTGCGCGGCGGTCATCGCCGCGTCGAAGGCGCTGTTCGGCCAGGGCGATCTGGCCGAGCTGGACGAGGCGACGCTGAGCGCGGCCCTCTCCGAGGTGCCGCATGCCCGGGTCGCCGAGCTGGCTCCGCTGGTGGACCTCCTGGTGGAGGTCGGTCTGGCGCCGAGCAAGTCGGGCGCCCGGCGCACGGTCAAGGAGGGCGGCGCGTACGTGAACAACGTGAAGGTCGCCGACGGTGAGGTCGCGCCGGAGGCCGGGGAGCTGCTGCACGGGCGCTGGCTGGTGCTGCGCCGGGGCAAGAAGAACCTGGCGGCGGTCGAGGTCGTCCCGGCCGGCTGA
- the fabG gene encoding 3-oxoacyl-[acyl-carrier-protein] reductase, which yields MSRSVLVTGGNRGIGLAIARAFADNGDQVAITYRSGEPPQALTEAGVLAVRCDITDAEQVEQAYKEIEEKHGPVEVLVANAGITKDQLLMRMSEEDFTSVVDTNLTGTFRVVKRANRAMLRAKKGRVVLISSVVGLLGSAGQANYAASKAGLVGFARSLARELGSRNITFNVVAPGFVDTDMTQALTEDQRKGIVSQVPLGRYAQPDEIAAAVRFLASDDASYITGAVIPVDGGLGMGH from the coding sequence TTGAGCCGCTCGGTTCTCGTCACCGGAGGAAACCGGGGCATCGGCCTCGCCATCGCCCGCGCCTTCGCCGACAACGGCGACCAGGTAGCGATCACCTACCGCTCCGGCGAGCCGCCCCAGGCCCTCACCGAGGCCGGTGTCCTCGCGGTCCGCTGCGACATCACCGACGCCGAACAGGTGGAGCAGGCCTACAAGGAGATCGAGGAGAAGCACGGCCCCGTGGAGGTGCTGGTCGCCAACGCCGGCATCACCAAGGACCAGTTGCTGATGCGGATGTCGGAGGAGGACTTCACCTCCGTCGTCGACACCAACCTCACCGGCACCTTCCGGGTCGTCAAGCGCGCCAACCGCGCCATGCTGCGCGCCAAGAAGGGCCGTGTCGTCCTGATCTCCTCCGTCGTCGGCCTCCTCGGCTCGGCGGGCCAGGCGAACTACGCCGCCTCCAAGGCCGGACTCGTCGGGTTCGCCCGGTCGCTGGCCCGTGAGCTCGGCTCGCGGAACATCACCTTCAACGTCGTCGCCCCCGGTTTTGTCGACACCGACATGACCCAGGCGCTCACCGAGGACCAGCGCAAGGGCATCGTGTCCCAGGTGCCGCTGGGCCGCTACGCGCAGCCCGACGAGATCGCTGCCGCCGTGCGCTTCCTCGCCTCCGACGACGCGTCGTACATCACTGGAGCCGTCATCCCCGTTGACGGCGGATTGGGCATGGGTCACTGA